A single Fusobacterium hominis DNA region contains:
- a CDS encoding Na+/H+ antiporter NhaC family protein, with product MIEKQVKGSFKGLIPFIVFIIVYLGTGIVLHFQGVELAFYQLPGPVAATVGVLAAFLIFKGKIEDKFVTFLQGCGHQDIITMCIIYLLAGAFASVSKAMGGVDSTVNFGITYIPPHYIAVGLFIIGAFISTATGTSVGAIVALGPIAVGLGEKSGIPMPLILASVMGGAMFGDNLSVISDTTIAATKTQGVAMRDKFRINLFIAAPAAILTLALLFIFGKPDVVPQALAHDYTLIKILPYIFVLVMALIGINVFVVLASGVILSGIIGLIYGNFTLLEFGKEIYNGFTGMNEIFLLSMLTGGMALMVTKEGGVQWVIEKIQNMVVGKKSAKFGIGMLVALTDIAVANNTVAIIVNGEIAKQLSGKYDVDLRESAAILDIFSCIAQGAIPYGAQMLILLGFTNNGVSPAQLIPLLWYQMLLGVFTIGYIMVPKVSNLVLNFINKNTVSKKIEETPDFE from the coding sequence ATGATAGAAAAGCAAGTTAAAGGGAGTTTTAAAGGCTTGATCCCATTTATCGTATTTATAATTGTATACTTGGGAACTGGTATAGTTTTACATTTTCAAGGTGTGGAACTAGCTTTTTATCAATTACCTGGACCAGTTGCTGCAACAGTAGGAGTATTGGCTGCATTCTTAATATTTAAAGGAAAAATTGAGGACAAGTTTGTTACTTTCCTTCAAGGATGTGGTCATCAAGACATAATTACAATGTGTATTATATATCTCTTAGCAGGAGCTTTTGCATCAGTTTCAAAAGCTATGGGAGGAGTTGACTCAACGGTAAATTTTGGAATTACTTATATTCCACCTCATTATATCGCAGTTGGACTTTTTATTATTGGAGCTTTTATTTCTACTGCTACAGGTACTTCTGTAGGAGCTATTGTAGCTCTTGGCCCTATTGCAGTAGGTCTTGGTGAAAAAAGTGGTATACCTATGCCCTTAATATTAGCTTCTGTAATGGGAGGAGCAATGTTTGGAGATAACTTATCTGTTATTTCTGATACTACAATTGCTGCAACTAAAACTCAAGGTGTAGCAATGAGAGATAAATTTAGAATCAACTTGTTCATTGCCGCTCCTGCAGCTATACTAACACTGGCTTTGCTTTTCATATTTGGAAAACCTGATGTAGTTCCACAAGCATTAGCTCATGACTATACCCTTATTAAAATATTGCCCTATATATTTGTATTAGTTATGGCCCTAATAGGAATAAATGTATTTGTAGTTCTTGCATCTGGAGTAATACTATCTGGAATTATTGGTTTAATATATGGAAATTTTACTCTACTTGAGTTTGGTAAAGAAATATATAATGGATTTACAGGAATGAATGAAATATTTTTACTATCAATGCTCACAGGTGGAATGGCACTTATGGTTACAAAAGAAGGTGGTGTTCAGTGGGTTATTGAAAAAATTCAGAATATGGTTGTTGGTAAAAAAAGTGCAAAATTTGGAATAGGAATGTTAGTAGCTCTAACTGATATTGCAGTTGCTAATAATACTGTTGCTATAATAGTAAATGGAGAGATTGCAAAACAATTATCTGGAAAATATGATGTAGATTTAAGAGAAAGTGCAGCTATCTTAGATATTTTCTCTTGTATTGCTCAAGGTGCTATTCCTTATGGTGCACAGATGCTTATTCTTTTAGGATTTACTAATAATGGTGTTTCTCCAGCTCAACTGATTCCACTATTATGGTATCAGATGCTTTTAGGAGTCTTTACTATTGGATATATCATGGTTCCTAAAGTTAGCAATTTAGTACTTAATTTTATCAATAAAAATACTGTTTCTAAAAAAATTGAAGAAACTCCAGATTTTGAATAA